A section of the Pseudomonas prosekii genome encodes:
- a CDS encoding LysR family transcriptional regulator, producing the protein MNLMNIANVDLNLLKVFEALHEESSASRAALRLGVTQSAVSAALRRLRELYGDQLFVRTGRGLAPTLRANQLKPVVSDALNKCRQSLAMIDPAAHHYEGRSVTVGLSDDFEIAYGRRLIEQIALSAPKLRLIFRQTHSQIVAHALLDRSIDLAITAGGLTERLLSRQVLGEGGYRCLVDPISLADGQQSLSLDEFVAREHILVSSGGFIGITDEGLAALGLSRRVCASTTHFAGLPYLLKGSNAVATIPAHAAESIAALSGLALLPCPLALPRYPIELGWRTSTQLDPVVLKVREAIIASFAKPL; encoded by the coding sequence ATGAACCTTATGAATATCGCCAACGTCGATCTCAACCTGCTGAAAGTCTTCGAGGCGCTGCACGAAGAGTCCAGCGCCAGCCGCGCGGCGTTGCGTCTGGGCGTGACGCAATCAGCCGTCAGTGCAGCATTGCGACGCTTGCGCGAGTTGTATGGCGATCAATTGTTTGTGCGCACCGGGCGCGGTTTGGCCCCGACGTTGCGGGCCAATCAGCTGAAACCAGTGGTCAGCGATGCGCTGAATAAATGCCGGCAGAGCCTGGCGATGATCGACCCGGCGGCCCATCACTACGAGGGTCGTTCGGTGACCGTGGGCCTGTCGGATGATTTCGAGATTGCTTACGGGCGGCGGCTGATCGAGCAGATTGCGCTGAGCGCGCCGAAGCTGCGCCTGATTTTCCGCCAGACGCACAGCCAGATCGTCGCCCATGCCCTGCTTGATCGCAGCATCGACCTGGCGATTACGGCGGGCGGGCTGACCGAGCGATTGCTCAGCCGGCAGGTGCTCGGTGAAGGCGGTTATCGGTGTCTGGTGGACCCGATCAGTCTGGCTGACGGACAGCAGAGCTTGAGCCTGGACGAGTTTGTCGCGCGCGAACACATTCTGGTGTCGTCGGGAGGATTTATCGGGATCACCGATGAGGGTTTGGCGGCGTTGGGTTTGAGTCGGCGGGTGTGCGCGTCGACCACGCATTTTGCGGGGTTGCCGTATCTGCTCAAGGGCAGCAACGCCGTGGCAACCATTCCGGCACACGCCGCAGAAAGCATCGCTGCGCTCAGCGGGTTGGCGCTGCTGCCCTGCCCGCTGGCCCTGCCGCGTTATCCGATTGAACTGGGTTGGCGCACCAGTACGCAACTCGACCCGGTGGTGCTGAAAGTGCGCGAAGCGATCATCGCAAGCTTCGCCAAACCTCTATAG
- a CDS encoding FecR family protein translates to MTEHTYSEAEFDAITDAAAHWCMRLHATDCTDAERRAFEQWRAADPLHAFEYDAMLEIWDVAGELPRAASAPPLSSTKAATPWRTFGIAAAVCAVALPLAAYTGWNLGWLPDAYQHFEASDNVRQVTLGDGSQVELNLNSELTFTNYKNERRVRLKKGEAFFNVTHDSARPFTVKAGEGRIRVTGTKFNVWLYEDQVRVNLIEGSVLVSSNNALAGDGLHLGPAMQARYRHGDYMPQISQTYANDNSLAWRSGKLVLDDLPLSDALPLINRYLSKPVMVADKSTAAIRLGGIYNIKELNNLVATLPRVLPVYLTRNENGNPVLNSIPQQTPKG, encoded by the coding sequence ATGACCGAACACACCTACTCGGAAGCCGAATTCGACGCCATTACCGATGCCGCTGCACATTGGTGCATGCGTCTGCACGCCACCGACTGCACTGACGCCGAGCGTCGGGCGTTCGAGCAATGGCGCGCTGCCGATCCGCTGCACGCGTTCGAATACGACGCGATGCTGGAAATCTGGGATGTTGCCGGAGAACTGCCGCGTGCTGCATCCGCGCCACCGTTGTCATCCACCAAAGCTGCGACACCATGGCGGACCTTCGGCATTGCCGCAGCCGTCTGCGCCGTGGCCTTGCCGCTGGCGGCGTACACCGGCTGGAACCTGGGATGGCTGCCTGACGCGTATCAGCATTTTGAAGCCAGCGACAATGTTCGGCAGGTGACCTTGGGCGATGGCAGTCAGGTCGAGCTGAACCTGAACAGCGAACTGACCTTCACCAATTACAAGAATGAGCGCCGAGTGAGACTGAAAAAAGGTGAAGCCTTTTTCAATGTCACCCACGACTCGGCTCGCCCATTTACCGTCAAGGCCGGTGAAGGCCGGATTCGCGTGACCGGGACCAAATTCAACGTCTGGCTGTACGAAGATCAAGTCAGGGTCAATCTGATCGAAGGCTCGGTGCTGGTCAGCAGCAACAATGCGCTGGCCGGCGACGGTTTGCATCTGGGGCCGGCGATGCAGGCGCGTTATCGGCATGGCGACTACATGCCGCAGATCAGCCAGACCTACGCTAACGACAACTCCCTGGCATGGCGCAGCGGCAAACTGGTACTCGATGACCTGCCACTCAGCGACGCATTGCCACTGATCAATCGGTACCTGAGCAAACCGGTGATGGTGGCTGATAAAAGCACCGCAGCAATCCGCCTCGGCGGCATCTACAACATCAAAGAATTGAACAACCTTGTGGCCACCCTGCCCCGGGTTCTGCCGGTTTACCTGACGCGCAATGAGAACGGCAACCCGGTGCTCAATTCGATCCCGCAACAAACGCCAAAAGGCTGA
- a CDS encoding PepSY domain-containing protein: MIKKTFATLIAAATLLTAGAAMADRPGAGWITIEKAIEVAKTKAGYVELYEISADDDGYWKGEGRKADGVVYEFRIDGASGNILRDQKD; this comes from the coding sequence ATGATCAAGAAAACCTTTGCCACCCTGATTGCTGCCGCGACTCTGCTGACTGCCGGTGCCGCCATGGCCGACCGCCCGGGCGCTGGCTGGATCACCATCGAGAAAGCCATTGAAGTGGCGAAAACCAAGGCCGGTTATGTCGAGCTCTATGAGATAAGCGCCGACGACGACGGCTATTGGAAAGGCGAGGGCCGCAAGGCCGACGGCGTGGTGTATGAATTCCGCATCGACGGCGCCTCCGGCAACATCCTGCGCGACCAGAAAGACTAA
- a CDS encoding LEA type 2 family protein — MRRILALTLSLLLLSLSACALFPNRDPLNINVVGIEPLQSQELEVRFAVKIRVQNPNETAIDYNGVALDLEVNGRPLASGVSDQSGTIARFSEAVLIVPVSVSAFSVLRQTLGLSQTQTLDNLPYVLRGKLAGGLFGTMRFVDTGKLSLPGSSAATW; from the coding sequence ATGCGCAGAATTTTAGCTTTGACCCTGTCCCTGCTGTTGCTCTCGTTGAGCGCCTGCGCGCTGTTCCCCAACCGCGACCCGCTGAACATCAACGTAGTCGGGATCGAACCGCTGCAAAGTCAGGAACTGGAAGTGCGTTTCGCGGTGAAGATTCGCGTGCAAAACCCCAATGAAACCGCGATTGACTACAACGGCGTAGCGCTGGACCTGGAGGTCAATGGCCGGCCATTGGCCTCCGGCGTCAGCGATCAATCGGGGACGATTGCGCGCTTCTCCGAAGCGGTGTTGATTGTGCCGGTGAGCGTTTCGGCGTTTTCCGTGCTGCGCCAGACCCTCGGTCTGAGCCAGACGCAAACCCTCGACAATTTGCCCTACGTGCTGCGCGGCAAACTGGCGGGCGGGTTGTTCGGGACGATGCGCTTTGTCGATACCGGCAAGCTGAGTCTGCCGGGATCCTCCGCAGCCACCTGGTAA
- a CDS encoding carbon-nitrogen hydrolase family protein yields the protein MPKSIVAALQIGALPGGKEHTLEQILSWENAIRESGAALVVMPEALLGGYPKGEGFGTQLGYRLPEGREAFARYFANAIDVPGAETEALAGLSARTGANLVIGVIERAGSTLYCTALYFDPSAGLVAKHRKLMPTGTERLIWGKGDGSTLPVLDTQVGRLAAAVCWENMMPLLRTAMYAKGVEVWCAPTVDEREMWQVSMRHIAHEGRCFVVSACQVQESPQALGVEVANWPADRPLIAGGSVIVGPMGDVLAGPLRGGPGLLTAQIDTDELVRARYDFDVVGHYARPDVFELAVDQRAKPGVRFTE from the coding sequence ATGCCCAAATCAATCGTTGCCGCCCTGCAAATCGGCGCCTTGCCCGGTGGCAAGGAACACACCCTCGAACAGATCCTGTCGTGGGAAAACGCCATCCGCGAATCCGGCGCGGCGTTGGTGGTGATGCCCGAAGCGTTGCTCGGCGGTTATCCGAAAGGCGAGGGGTTCGGCACGCAGTTGGGTTACCGCTTGCCGGAGGGCCGCGAGGCGTTTGCGCGCTATTTTGCCAACGCCATCGACGTGCCGGGCGCGGAGACCGAAGCATTGGCGGGGCTGTCGGCACGCACCGGGGCCAATCTGGTGATCGGCGTGATCGAGCGTGCAGGCAGCACGCTTTATTGCACTGCGCTGTACTTCGACCCGTCCGCTGGCTTAGTGGCCAAACACCGCAAACTGATGCCGACCGGCACCGAACGGCTGATCTGGGGCAAGGGCGATGGCTCGACCTTGCCGGTGCTCGATACTCAGGTGGGGCGGTTGGCGGCGGCGGTGTGCTGGGAAAACATGATGCCGTTGCTGCGCACCGCGATGTACGCCAAAGGCGTCGAGGTGTGGTGCGCGCCGACCGTGGATGAGCGCGAGATGTGGCAAGTGAGCATGCGCCATATCGCCCATGAAGGCCGCTGTTTTGTGGTCAGCGCGTGCCAGGTGCAGGAGTCGCCGCAAGCGCTGGGCGTGGAGGTGGCCAACTGGCCGGCGGATCGGCCGTTGATTGCTGGCGGCAGCGTGATCGTCGGGCCGATGGGCGATGTGCTGGCCGGGCCGTTACGCGGTGGGCCGGGGTTGTTGACGGCACAGATCGACACAGATGAACTGGTGCGCGCGCGATATGACTTCGACGTGGTCGGGCATTACGCGCGGCCGGATGTGTTCGAGTTGGCGGTGGATCAACGGGCAAAACCTGGGGTGCGGTTTACCGAATAA
- a CDS encoding Ldh family oxidoreductase encodes MTAAPVTSNTQTLDFVALVELLEQIFIRHGTSADVAKTLALNCAGAERDGAHSHGVFRIPGYVSTLNSGWVDGQAVPVVEDVASGFVRVDAANGFAQPALSAARALLVEKARSAGIAVLAIRNSHHFAALWPDVEPFAYEGLVALSVVNSMTCVVPHGADRPLFGTNPIAFAAPRAGGDPIVFDLATSAIAHGDVQIAARKGQRLPAGMGVDSLGQPTEDPKAILEGGALLPFGGHKGSALSMMVELLAAALTGGNFSFEFDWSNHPGAKTPWTGQLLIVIDPSKSAGQDFAQRSEELVRQMHGVGLKRLPGDRRHQQRAKSAAEGITLDAEVLANLRELANP; translated from the coding sequence ATGACCGCAGCACCTGTCACTTCGAACACGCAAACCCTGGATTTCGTTGCACTGGTCGAATTGCTCGAACAGATTTTCATCCGCCACGGCACCTCGGCCGATGTCGCCAAGACCCTGGCCCTGAACTGCGCCGGTGCCGAACGCGATGGCGCCCACAGCCACGGCGTGTTTCGCATTCCCGGTTATGTCTCGACGCTCAACAGCGGTTGGGTCGATGGCCAAGCTGTGCCGGTGGTCGAAGACGTGGCGTCGGGTTTTGTCCGGGTCGATGCGGCCAATGGCTTCGCCCAACCGGCTCTATCCGCCGCGCGTGCGTTGTTGGTGGAAAAGGCCCGCAGCGCCGGAATTGCGGTGTTGGCGATCCGTAACTCGCACCATTTCGCCGCACTGTGGCCGGACGTTGAGCCCTTTGCCTATGAAGGTCTGGTGGCGCTGAGCGTGGTCAACAGCATGACCTGCGTAGTCCCGCACGGCGCCGACCGGCCGCTGTTCGGCACCAACCCGATTGCGTTTGCGGCGCCAAGGGCTGGCGGCGATCCGATTGTTTTCGACTTGGCCACCAGCGCCATCGCCCATGGCGACGTGCAGATTGCCGCGCGCAAGGGCCAGCGTTTGCCGGCAGGTATGGGCGTGGACAGCCTCGGCCAACCGACCGAGGACCCGAAAGCGATTCTCGAGGGCGGCGCGTTGCTGCCATTCGGCGGGCACAAGGGTTCGGCGTTGTCGATGATGGTCGAGTTGCTGGCAGCGGCGTTGACCGGCGGGAATTTTTCCTTCGAGTTCGATTGGTCGAACCATCCGGGGGCGAAGACGCCGTGGACCGGGCAATTGCTGATCGTGATCGACCCGAGCAAAAGTGCCGGACAGGATTTCGCTCAGCGCAGCGAAGAACTGGTGCGGCAGATGCACGGCGTCGGGTTGAAGCGGTTGCCGGGCGATCGGCGTCATCAGCAACGCGCCAAATCGGCCGCCGAGGGCATTACGCTGGACGCCGAAGTGCTCGCCAACCTGCGAGAACTGGCAAACCCATAA
- a CDS encoding dermonecrotic toxin domain-containing protein, translating to MTAPPLPYFFDEAELAANAKQPGDREKALQLTTGDLKWLKAVYLATHAARVAHTPGMLSQQLLLTPDNGTPIPLAGAFSLSKPDDGEVILYTPWKGLIKYADMADLTSALERWLGETSGKRELLRYLSIDQRRTALAARTLSVSTQTIDGAVFEDQETVIERNQQQNITAMLAELLRFPSLRSMLDDVFKTALGKRFPALDQRKTRLESFDGSHDPKRRLSSLSLHEAVLHFYLNNQWPDGDTRIFVHPARGVSSAADNQAWETALTQIAQSLTPHLRSLLETFWNSPMANGLSRAEFFADSLRDTFCVDLLLKRQKAVLTTEEYLRLMEVSLAGTDGLPVTSDPVKIEKVRVTAPLKHFVTLASTLLIDTGKTSAFLYTQSRGVETSGDLGQIKNTLLSMMKSEGHDDNLFNFLSLEERETYLTLESQERAIVAAPVSGPVFQNLIADIIGKQLQNLGYALSRFRDSAGVLDPYALLDSALDVRAMLDRRLLDLQTNGRWSTRADQRWKAQPATIRADSAKQQLALLNSVEYALEQQLEKHPAIAPTVTTIEQAQASVHSSLELLKPKFSHTLSTALRSELKLRTLARTLSPVQQAIIQTVLETPVRLQRAALNGFLPDVFALELQSANAKEHLKLASCFVLTERGGLDPEHSGNAILWTPALGFEGFASLQPMLAELEKRLLSELDRPALVENLQRDERLPGRALTLAPLQLIHGDFLEHLQQPHVRLDKTAVERVLAENLPATQRADLLSLTALRVPKTGLTRATEIAQSLITRQAIPTWLANASIEDQILHCELLGQYLNHARDDKDYLCAVRTLQRTAHHELQKQLVADGHAIDPDTIEIQIIAGATSAARTQTLPAFALIHLKELETLSFKALSLTRTALPAAIDQAYVKNLLRNLKPGEHQRTELHNAFADSNADAAASKKLFNAQLPWQLMHYAHAEKLQERLSQSGFELVRQVMDMPDAIARDAVPGTDALIRPLELMGATLVSAIKVPGVYLIGRKDPSQGPLVLLAPYSAEHSLREYENHSALLAELKTAGALQRWVLDSLPASDRLLCKNCLTATTGAPVGLASSPISGSLFKQLFNDNALLLARLLGCQSNNDGQIEWETIKRVLGEDLSEALTFVSGKLAYPVAVWRSYREIKTSAEQLQAHRWGPAVRSFIHGIAQLVTLRGSMESREPAPTSPGDVSAPWKPVDTTAPERTRLQRYENTEVDLSALTLDSKLALYTDPVTQQRYAPIAGKVYPLDQQAARWVIPVINATSKTKGPLVVRNPAQQWVLDAVEQPPRYNLFGRLRTWDIVTQGMNVEADGMSAIQRLFPVRARLINEGLDLATHYAWNSFRNLQLLKNPTAAVTPVHQLIQNFLGVPAVLPEHTAAIEKVLLDIFGALLDPSLRHVKSKRFVVGRVHEDSEFVFAFAVPADPLKKIYLANKFFFPKLDHYRNYMTDVAFPISAHARASTLIHELSHIACKTEDIAYLEAYRPFSDLIETSSPRAKALRDTLEDIQLNALSKSCPLTRLFTVINPVTQSIEDLGDTSYEESDRALAHVFALTGKTDLDDARAAFMANSRVRLAVQLGNADSVAWLISHLGRHLHSTTP from the coding sequence ATGACAGCTCCCCCGCTCCCCTATTTTTTTGACGAGGCCGAACTGGCGGCCAATGCCAAGCAACCCGGCGACCGAGAAAAAGCCCTGCAATTGACCACTGGCGATCTCAAATGGCTAAAGGCTGTTTACCTGGCCACCCATGCCGCCCGCGTGGCGCATACGCCCGGGATGCTCAGCCAACAACTGTTGCTGACCCCGGACAACGGCACGCCGATTCCCCTCGCCGGCGCGTTCTCGCTGAGCAAACCCGACGATGGCGAAGTGATCCTCTACACGCCATGGAAAGGTCTGATCAAATACGCCGACATGGCCGATCTCACCAGCGCTCTGGAGCGCTGGTTGGGCGAAACCAGCGGCAAACGCGAATTGCTGCGCTACCTGTCAATCGACCAGCGCCGCACCGCCCTCGCCGCGCGGACACTCAGTGTTTCCACGCAAACCATCGACGGTGCGGTCTTCGAGGATCAGGAAACGGTTATCGAGCGCAATCAGCAACAGAACATCACGGCGATGCTGGCCGAACTGCTGAGATTCCCGAGCCTGCGCTCGATGCTCGATGACGTGTTCAAAACTGCGCTGGGCAAACGTTTCCCGGCGCTCGACCAGCGCAAAACCCGGTTGGAAAGCTTTGACGGCAGCCATGATCCCAAACGCCGTTTGTCCTCGTTGTCGTTGCACGAAGCCGTGCTGCATTTCTATCTGAACAATCAATGGCCGGACGGCGATACGCGAATCTTCGTTCATCCTGCACGCGGTGTGAGCAGCGCCGCCGACAATCAGGCGTGGGAAACCGCGTTGACGCAGATTGCGCAAAGCCTGACGCCGCATCTGCGCAGTCTGCTTGAAACCTTCTGGAACAGTCCGATGGCCAACGGGCTGTCACGCGCGGAGTTTTTCGCCGACAGCCTGCGCGATACGTTTTGCGTCGACCTGTTGCTCAAACGCCAGAAAGCCGTACTGACGACCGAGGAATACTTGCGTTTGATGGAGGTCAGTTTGGCCGGCACCGACGGTTTGCCGGTGACCAGCGACCCGGTGAAAATCGAAAAAGTGCGTGTCACCGCGCCGCTCAAACACTTCGTCACCCTGGCCTCGACCTTGCTGATCGACACGGGCAAAACCAGCGCGTTCCTGTACACCCAGTCAAGAGGTGTGGAAACCAGCGGCGACCTCGGGCAAATCAAAAACACCTTGCTGAGCATGATGAAAAGCGAGGGTCACGACGATAATCTGTTCAACTTTCTGTCGCTGGAAGAGCGCGAAACCTACTTGACGCTGGAGTCGCAGGAACGGGCGATCGTCGCTGCGCCGGTCAGCGGTCCGGTGTTCCAGAACCTGATCGCCGACATTATCGGCAAACAATTGCAGAATCTGGGCTATGCCCTCAGCCGTTTTCGCGACAGCGCCGGGGTACTTGATCCCTATGCGTTGCTCGATAGCGCACTGGATGTGCGCGCCATGCTCGACCGTCGCTTGCTCGACCTGCAAACCAATGGCCGCTGGAGCACCCGCGCCGATCAACGCTGGAAAGCGCAACCGGCGACAATCCGCGCCGATTCAGCGAAACAGCAATTGGCGCTATTGAACAGCGTTGAATACGCGCTGGAACAACAACTGGAAAAGCATCCGGCGATAGCGCCGACAGTCACCACCATCGAGCAAGCACAAGCCAGCGTTCACAGTTCGCTTGAACTGCTGAAACCGAAGTTTTCCCATACCTTGTCGACTGCCCTGCGCAGCGAACTCAAGTTGCGAACCCTGGCGCGCACGCTCAGCCCGGTGCAGCAAGCGATTATCCAGACCGTGCTCGAGACGCCGGTGCGCCTGCAACGCGCCGCACTGAATGGTTTTTTGCCAGATGTTTTTGCGCTGGAACTGCAGAGTGCCAATGCCAAGGAGCACCTGAAACTGGCCAGTTGTTTTGTGCTGACCGAACGCGGCGGACTCGACCCTGAGCATTCCGGCAACGCCATTCTCTGGACTCCAGCGCTCGGGTTTGAAGGCTTTGCGTCGCTGCAACCGATGCTCGCTGAACTCGAAAAACGTTTACTCAGCGAACTTGATCGCCCGGCGCTGGTAGAGAATCTGCAGCGCGACGAGCGCCTCCCCGGTCGCGCATTGACGCTGGCGCCACTGCAACTGATCCACGGGGATTTTCTCGAACACCTGCAACAACCGCATGTTCGCCTCGATAAAACTGCGGTCGAGCGCGTACTCGCTGAAAATCTGCCGGCCACACAACGCGCCGACCTGCTAAGCCTGACCGCGCTGAGGGTGCCGAAAACCGGTTTGACACGGGCCACGGAGATCGCCCAATCGCTGATCACTCGGCAGGCCATTCCGACGTGGCTGGCCAATGCCTCAATCGAAGATCAAATCCTCCACTGCGAATTGCTCGGGCAGTATTTGAACCATGCGCGAGACGACAAGGATTACCTTTGCGCAGTTCGAACCCTGCAGCGCACGGCTCATCATGAGCTGCAAAAACAACTTGTGGCCGACGGACACGCGATTGATCCGGACACGATAGAAATTCAAATCATTGCCGGCGCGACCTCCGCCGCCCGAACGCAGACCTTGCCAGCCTTTGCCTTGATTCACCTGAAAGAGTTGGAGACGCTCAGTTTCAAAGCGCTGTCGCTGACTCGCACTGCGTTGCCTGCCGCGATTGATCAGGCCTACGTGAAAAACCTGCTGCGCAACCTCAAGCCGGGTGAACATCAGCGCACCGAACTGCACAACGCATTCGCCGATTCGAATGCCGACGCCGCCGCCTCTAAAAAACTGTTCAACGCCCAGTTGCCCTGGCAATTGATGCACTACGCCCATGCGGAAAAACTTCAGGAACGCCTGAGCCAAAGCGGATTTGAGCTAGTACGGCAGGTCATGGACATGCCCGATGCGATCGCTCGTGACGCGGTGCCGGGCACCGATGCGCTCATTCGCCCGCTGGAGCTGATGGGCGCAACGCTGGTGTCGGCGATCAAAGTGCCGGGGGTTTACCTGATCGGCCGAAAAGACCCGTCGCAAGGGCCGCTGGTGCTTTTGGCGCCCTACAGCGCTGAACACAGTTTGAGGGAATATGAAAACCACAGCGCTTTGCTGGCCGAGCTGAAAACTGCAGGCGCGTTGCAGCGCTGGGTCCTCGACAGCTTGCCGGCATCAGATCGGTTGCTGTGCAAAAATTGCCTGACTGCCACCACCGGTGCGCCGGTCGGCTTGGCGTCGAGCCCCATCAGCGGGTCATTGTTCAAGCAACTGTTCAATGACAACGCCCTGCTTCTGGCCAGACTGCTGGGCTGTCAGTCGAACAACGACGGGCAAATTGAATGGGAAACCATCAAGCGTGTATTGGGCGAAGACCTGTCAGAAGCGTTGACCTTCGTCTCGGGCAAGCTCGCTTATCCGGTCGCCGTGTGGCGCAGTTATCGGGAGATCAAGACATCGGCGGAGCAACTGCAGGCGCACCGCTGGGGTCCTGCGGTAAGGAGTTTCATCCATGGGATCGCGCAACTGGTGACACTGCGCGGCTCAATGGAAAGTCGTGAACCAGCGCCAACTTCCCCAGGCGATGTCTCTGCGCCCTGGAAGCCAGTCGACACTACCGCGCCCGAGCGCACGCGTTTACAACGTTACGAAAACACCGAAGTCGACTTGAGTGCCCTGACGCTGGACAGCAAATTGGCGCTCTACACCGATCCAGTGACTCAACAACGCTACGCGCCGATCGCGGGCAAGGTCTATCCGCTCGATCAGCAGGCTGCGCGCTGGGTCATTCCCGTCATCAATGCCACGAGCAAAACCAAAGGGCCTCTGGTGGTGCGTAATCCTGCGCAGCAATGGGTGCTGGACGCCGTTGAACAACCGCCGCGTTATAACTTGTTCGGGCGGCTGAGGACATGGGACATCGTAACCCAAGGGATGAACGTCGAAGCTGACGGGATGAGCGCCATTCAACGACTATTCCCCGTCAGGGCGCGCTTGATCAATGAAGGGCTGGATCTGGCGACTCATTACGCCTGGAACAGTTTTCGCAATCTGCAACTGCTGAAAAACCCAACCGCAGCAGTGACACCGGTTCATCAGCTCATCCAAAACTTTCTGGGTGTACCCGCGGTGCTGCCCGAGCACACGGCAGCGATCGAAAAGGTGCTGTTGGACATCTTCGGAGCGCTGCTGGACCCGAGCTTGCGGCACGTGAAGTCGAAGCGTTTTGTGGTCGGTCGAGTTCATGAAGACTCGGAGTTTGTCTTCGCGTTCGCGGTGCCGGCCGATCCGCTGAAAAAGATCTACTTGGCCAACAAGTTCTTCTTTCCCAAGCTCGATCACTACCGCAACTATATGACCGATGTGGCATTCCCGATCAGTGCCCACGCCCGTGCGTCCACGCTGATTCATGAGCTTTCGCACATTGCCTGCAAGACCGAAGACATTGCCTACCTCGAAGCCTATCGACCGTTTTCCGATCTGATCGAAACATCGAGTCCTCGAGCAAAAGCGCTGCGCGATACGTTGGAGGACATCCAGCTCAATGCGCTATCCAAAAGCTGTCCGCTGACGCGCCTGTTCACGGTGATCAATCCGGTGACCCAGAGTATCGAGGACCTCGGCGACACCAGTTATGAGGAAAGCGATCGCGCGCTGGCGCACGTCTTCGCGCTGACCGGTAAAACCGATCTTGACGACGCTCGTGCAGCTTTCATGGCGAATTCGAGGGTGAGACTGGCGGTGCAACTGGGCAATGCCGATTCGGTGGCGTGGCTGATCAGCCATCTGGGAAGACACCTTCACAGCACCACGCCGTAA
- a CDS encoding DUF883 family protein: MARKTPVQTAADQIKDQAFSELQALIEESDKLLKSSASLVGEEADTLRGQVAQKLQLALESVSSVRERTKPAVEATESYIGGHPWQTVAISAGFGLVVGLLLGRR; encoded by the coding sequence ATGGCCCGCAAAACCCCAGTACAAACCGCCGCAGACCAAATCAAGGATCAGGCATTCAGCGAGCTGCAGGCGCTGATCGAAGAATCGGACAAACTGCTGAAAAGCAGCGCGTCGCTGGTTGGCGAAGAAGCCGACACCTTGCGTGGGCAAGTTGCCCAGAAGCTGCAACTGGCCCTGGAATCGGTGTCCAGCGTTCGCGAGCGCACCAAGCCTGCGGTCGAAGCCACTGAAAGCTACATCGGTGGCCATCCATGGCAGACCGTGGCTATCTCCGCCGGTTTCGGCCTGGTGGTCGGTTTGCTGCTCGGTCGCCGTTAA